In the genome of Mytilus edulis chromosome 3, xbMytEdul2.2, whole genome shotgun sequence, one region contains:
- the LOC139514887 gene encoding ctenidin-3-like has translation MMSLIVVAALLACTSATFYKGNFGPQSGYQRFEGYEPMNSNFGMMRYGNQYDMFKGGYLNNDGVGGFQNRGLNSGYKKGGTGGYFKDGNVGYQKGGMRGQFNGGNIGYQKGGMGGQINGGTGGYMKDMMDSGLYPSGFEGWNRFGSGLGMQGLGGYPKFGNNGFGKNGRFSWYQWTKKRRLLDETKNE, from the exons ATGATGAGTTTGATTGTTGTCGCTGCCCTCTTGGCTTGTACTTCTGCTACATTCTACAAAG GAAATTTCGGACCTCAGTCTGGATATCAGAGATTCGAAGGATATGAACCAATGAACTCCAACTTTGGCATGATGAGATATGGAAATCAGTACGACATGTTCAAAGGTGGATATCTAAATAATGACGGAGTTGGTGGATTCCAGAACCGCGGGTTAAATAGTGGATATAAGAAAGGTGGAACCGGAGGATATTTCAAAGATGGGAATGTTGGATATCAAAAAGGTGGAATGAGAGGACAATTTAATGGCGGAAATATTGGATATCAAAAAGGTGGAATGGGCGGACAAATCAATGGCGGAACTGGTGGATATATGAAAGACATGATGGATTCTGGGTTATATCCATCGGGATTTGAAGGATGGAACCGTTTTGGTTCTGGTTTAGGAATGCAAGGTTTAGGAGGATATCCAAAATTTGGAAACAATGGATTCGGAAAAAATGGGAGGTTTTCTTGGTACCAATGGACTAAAAAAAG gAGGTTATTAGATGAAACCAAGAATGAATGA
- the LOC139514886 gene encoding uncharacterized protein codes for MQLFGRQKIIVYLLGLLCACVYGLKMDWTRFPDYENWSKNGKRGMSGQFNDGNGGYLKEMMDPGFYPSGFEGWDNPGTGLGMGMQGLGGYPKFGNNGFKKKAVK; via the exons atgCAATTATTCGGGCGGCAGaaaataattgtgtatttatTGGGACTTTTGTGTGCATGTGTGTATGGATTAAAAATGGACTGGACCAGATTTCCAGATTATG AAAATTGGAGTAAAAATGGCAAAAGGGGAATGAGTGGACAATTCAATGACGGAAATGGTGGATATCTTAAAGAAATGATGGATCCTGGATTTTATCCATCTGGATTTGAAGGATGGGACAATCCCGGCACAGGTTTAGGAATGGGGATGCAAGGTTTAGGAGGTTATCCAAAATTTGGAAACAACGGATTTAAAAAG